One window of Methylococcus sp. EFPC2 genomic DNA carries:
- the ubiE gene encoding bifunctional demethylmenaquinone methyltransferase/2-methoxy-6-polyprenyl-1,4-benzoquinol methylase UbiE yields the protein MTEDKTHFGFRDVPTGEKAKLVREVFDSVAGKYDLMNDLMSMGIHRIWKRIAIQLSHVRHGEKVLDLAGGTGDMSALFQKRVGSTGLVVLSDINAAMLNRGRDRLIDEGVAGNVTYAQIDAEKLPFQDNQFDCVCIAFGLRNVTHKDEALRSIYRALKPGGRLIVLEFSEVQGELLRKAYDLYSFKILPTLGKLIANDSESYKYLAESIRMHPNQEKLKNMMESAGFERCEYFNLTFGVVAVHRGYKF from the coding sequence ATGACAGAAGACAAAACCCATTTCGGATTCCGCGACGTGCCCACGGGCGAGAAAGCCAAGCTGGTCCGGGAAGTATTCGACTCCGTCGCCGGAAAATACGATTTGATGAACGACCTGATGTCGATGGGCATCCACCGCATCTGGAAGCGCATCGCCATCCAGCTCAGCCACGTGCGCCACGGCGAGAAGGTGCTGGATCTGGCCGGCGGCACCGGCGACATGAGCGCCCTGTTCCAGAAGCGGGTCGGTTCGACCGGCCTGGTGGTGCTGTCCGACATCAACGCGGCCATGCTCAACCGCGGCCGCGACCGCCTCATCGACGAGGGCGTGGCCGGCAACGTGACCTATGCCCAGATCGACGCCGAAAAGCTGCCCTTCCAGGACAACCAGTTCGATTGCGTCTGCATCGCCTTCGGCCTGCGTAACGTCACCCACAAGGACGAGGCACTGCGCTCGATCTACCGCGCCCTCAAGCCCGGCGGGCGGCTCATCGTGCTGGAATTCTCCGAGGTGCAGGGCGAGCTGCTGCGCAAGGCTTACGATCTTTATTCCTTCAAGATCCTGCCCACGCTGGGCAAGCTCATTGCCAACGACTCCGAAAGCTACAAATACCTGGCCGAATCCATCCGCATGCATCCCAACCAGGAAAAGCTGAAAAACATGATGGAATCCGCCGGGTTCGAGCGCTGCGAATATTTCAACCTCACGTTCGGCGTGGTGGCCGTGCACCGGGGTTACAAATTCTGA
- a CDS encoding SCP2 domain-containing protein, with the protein MSNTLNAVFAGLLEDASSRFLALSPHRDELLAPLAGKLIALRLLPLDLRLVLAPTESALTLLPDHAGEVDATLSGTPLAFARMGLSERPQRGLFAGEVTLEGDTSVARRFQALFRHLDITWEALLARYTGAGLASLIVGGLRDSHAWRVELVDNLRQDTLEYLQEESRELPAAAEGEGFLRAVDVLRADADRLTARIERLEKLIAAKPLTPTPLPKGEGA; encoded by the coding sequence TTGTCGAATACTCTGAACGCGGTATTCGCCGGCCTGCTGGAAGACGCCAGTTCGCGCTTCCTGGCCTTGAGTCCGCACCGCGACGAACTGCTCGCGCCGCTCGCAGGCAAGCTCATCGCTTTGCGCCTGTTGCCCTTGGATCTCCGGCTCGTGCTCGCTCCCACCGAATCGGCCCTCACCCTGTTGCCCGACCATGCCGGCGAGGTGGACGCCACCCTGTCCGGCACCCCGCTGGCCTTCGCCCGCATGGGCTTGAGCGAGCGTCCTCAGCGCGGTCTGTTCGCCGGCGAAGTGACGCTGGAAGGCGATACCAGCGTGGCACGCCGCTTTCAGGCCTTGTTCCGGCACCTCGACATAACCTGGGAAGCCCTGCTCGCGCGCTACACCGGCGCCGGCCTGGCGAGTCTCATCGTCGGCGGTTTGCGCGACTCGCATGCCTGGCGGGTCGAGCTGGTCGACAATCTGCGCCAGGACACGCTCGAATATCTCCAGGAAGAAAGCCGCGAGCTGCCGGCCGCCGCGGAAGGCGAAGGCTTCTTGCGTGCGGTGGACGTGCTGCGCGCGGACGCCGACCGCCTGACGGCCAGGATCGAGCGCTTGGAAAAACTCATCGCCGCAAAGCCCCTCACCCCAACCCCTCTCCCAAAGGGAGAGGGGGCATAA
- the ubiB gene encoding ubiquinone biosynthesis regulatory protein kinase UbiB: protein MIKPRNVRRLLHIQWVLVSHGLDDLVSATHLLRPLRYLAALAPGYRKGQRKGPRGQRIREALEELGPIFVKFGQTLSTRRDLLPEDIADELVKLQDRVPPFPGSQAKAIIEKALGAPVLETFAEFDETPLASASVAQVHVAKLKSGEDVVVKVLRPGVERRIQSDIALLYELAGLALRFWPDAKRLRPDEVVAEFEKTILDELDLVREAASASEIRRRFENSEMLYIPKVYWEYTRREIMVMERISGIPVGDVARLKREGVDLKLLSERGVEIFFTQVFRDNFFHADMHPGNIFVTPPATYIAVDFGIVGSISKADQHYLAENFRAFFNRDYRRVAEMHVESGWVPASTRVEEFEAAIRSVCEPIFEKPLKEISYGHLLLRLFQVASRFEMEVQPQLVLLQKTLLNIEGLGRDLYPDLDLWKTAKPFLENWFREQVGPKSVYRKVRGHLPEWAQQWPEVPGLVHETLHRAVNGKLELRLDGREFDKLRQEMRRNRRHTVAGIAGAALLVSAALLFGLKAGETASLLSGFLGGAGLVLLFGAWR, encoded by the coding sequence GTGATCAAACCCCGGAACGTGCGCCGTTTGCTGCACATACAATGGGTGCTGGTGAGCCATGGCCTGGACGACCTGGTGTCCGCCACCCATCTGCTCCGTCCTCTCCGCTATCTCGCTGCGCTCGCCCCGGGCTACCGCAAGGGCCAGCGGAAAGGACCGCGCGGCCAGCGCATCCGCGAGGCACTGGAAGAACTGGGGCCGATCTTCGTCAAATTCGGCCAGACGCTCTCCACCCGCCGCGATTTGCTGCCGGAGGACATCGCCGACGAACTGGTCAAGCTGCAGGACAGGGTACCGCCGTTTCCCGGCAGCCAGGCCAAGGCCATCATCGAGAAGGCCCTGGGAGCCCCGGTGCTGGAAACCTTCGCCGAATTCGACGAAACCCCGCTGGCCTCGGCCTCCGTCGCTCAAGTGCACGTCGCCAAGCTGAAGAGCGGCGAGGACGTGGTGGTCAAGGTGCTGCGGCCCGGCGTCGAGCGACGCATCCAGTCCGACATCGCCCTGCTGTACGAACTGGCCGGCCTGGCCCTGCGTTTCTGGCCCGATGCCAAGCGGCTGCGGCCGGACGAAGTCGTCGCCGAGTTCGAGAAGACCATCCTCGACGAACTCGACCTGGTGCGCGAGGCGGCCAGCGCCTCGGAGATCCGCCGCCGCTTCGAAAACTCCGAGATGCTCTACATCCCCAAAGTTTACTGGGAATACACCCGCCGCGAGATCATGGTGATGGAGCGCATCAGCGGCATTCCGGTGGGCGACGTGGCGCGCCTCAAGCGCGAGGGCGTGGACCTCAAGCTGCTGTCCGAGCGCGGGGTGGAAATCTTCTTCACCCAGGTGTTCCGCGACAATTTCTTTCACGCCGACATGCATCCCGGCAACATCTTCGTGACCCCGCCCGCCACTTATATCGCGGTGGATTTCGGCATCGTCGGCAGCATCTCCAAGGCCGACCAGCATTATCTGGCGGAGAACTTCCGTGCCTTCTTCAACCGCGACTACCGGCGGGTCGCGGAAATGCACGTCGAATCCGGCTGGGTGCCGGCCAGCACGCGGGTGGAGGAGTTCGAAGCCGCCATCCGCAGCGTCTGCGAACCCATCTTCGAGAAACCCCTGAAAGAGATCTCCTACGGCCATTTGCTGCTGCGTTTGTTCCAGGTCGCCAGCCGATTCGAGATGGAGGTGCAGCCGCAACTGGTGTTGCTGCAGAAGACCCTGCTGAACATCGAAGGCCTGGGCCGCGATCTCTATCCCGACCTCGATCTGTGGAAAACCGCCAAGCCTTTCCTGGAAAACTGGTTCCGCGAACAGGTCGGCCCCAAGTCGGTCTATCGCAAGGTGCGCGGCCATCTGCCGGAATGGGCCCAGCAGTGGCCAGAGGTGCCGGGACTGGTGCACGAGACCTTGCATCGCGCGGTCAACGGCAAGCTGGAATTGCGCCTGGACGGCCGGGAGTTCGACAAGCTGCGCCAAGAGATGCGCCGCAATCGCCGCCACACCGTGGCGGGCATCGCCGGCGCGGCCTTGCTGGTCAGCGCCGCCCTGCTGTTCGGGCTGAAAGCGGGGGAAACCGCCTCACTCCTGAGCGGTTTCCTCGGCGGTGCCGGACTCGTCCTGTTGTTCGGCGCCTGGCGCTGA